The Cannabis sativa cultivar Pink pepper isolate KNU-18-1 unplaced genomic scaffold, ASM2916894v1 Contig3, whole genome shotgun sequence genome window below encodes:
- the LOC133033251 gene encoding uncharacterized protein LOC133033251, producing MNDLKEISEPAYNWLMKKAPTEWSKSHFRTSVKCDMLLNNLCESFNSTILDSRDKMIITLLESIHFWLMGRMCKKRQSVSKWNYLVGKRIFDIIEKNKKVAQQCICTKSIDGSFQVTYITGQVLSVNLETRTCTCRSFDLTGIPCGHALACLWFSNLDAYEFVDPCYKKEAFEATYAKGITPMPSSDEWENKDKNPILPPPETVLPERPKKSRNGEVNEPPACATKLRKTPQTNQCSNCKQRGHIKTI from the exons atgaatGACTTAAAGGAGATTTCTGAACCAGCATATAATTGGTTGATGAAAAAGGCACCCACAGAATGGTCGAAATCACATTTTAGGACTTCAGTAAAGTGTGATATGCTTCTTAACAATCTGTGTGAGAGCTTCAATTCAACAATCTTGGATAGCAGGGACAAAATGATCATCACCCTTTTAGAATCAATACATTTTTGGTTAATGGGAAGGATGTGCAAGAAAAGACAAAGTGTCTCTAAATGGAATTATTTAGTTGGAAAGAGGATCTTTGACATCATTGAGAAGAACAAAAAGGTAGCACAACAATGCATTTGTACTAAGTCAATTGATGGATCATTTCAAGTTACCTACATAACGGGTCAAGTATTATCTGTTAATTTAGAGACAAGAACATGTACAtgcagatcatttgatctaacaGGTATACCATGTGGTCATGCTTTAGCTTGTTTGTGGTTTTCTAATCTTGATGCCTACGAATTTGTAGATCCTTGCTACAAGAAAGAAGCCTTTGAAGCTACCTATGCAAAGGGTATTACACCAATGCCTAGTTCTGATGAATGGGAAAACAAAGACAAAAATCCAATCCTTCCTCCACCTGAAACTGTATTACCTGAAAGGCCCAAAAAATCAAGGAACGGAGAAGTGAATGAACCTCCAGCATGTGCAACTAAATTAAGGAAAACGCCACAAACCAACCAGTGTTCCAACTGCAAACAACGAGGGCATATCAAAACTATTT GA
- the LOC133033145 gene encoding uncharacterized protein LOC133033145 codes for MRRAPLCNVAPNLWNKLWSSKVLERHKVLWWSILSNALPVRAILSKRMVIDETTCPFCGNGDETMEHLFLYCDLASHLWRSSPWGVMPVVESGARMWDWASFLWNLRTRGVDTDGLFLYASIVVDTIWRARNDKVHNNNMGSLKHYIDSINYCYADYGSSLLKSRQVADTLGWSPPPEDWVKINCDVRVGVESMCVVAIARDHTESILRVATNKLHFSDSLIGEAAACMLALETAATMHHPFVMVESDSKMVIKNLKGVESFWQLENYARQCKHLSTFFTCCNFSYISRNCNFAAHNVAKWAFANNVSGMVEVSTIPSNIFCNDREV; via the coding sequence ATGAGACGGGCTCCGTTGTGTAATGTAGCTCCGAACCTTTGGAACAAGCTGTGGAGTTCAAAAGTTCTGGAGCGTCACAAAGTCCTTTGGTGGAGTATCCTCTCGAATGCGCTACCTGTTAGGGCTATCCTTTCTAAGAGAATGGTTATTGATGAAACCACCTGCCCCTTTTGTGGTAATGGTGATGAAACTATGGAGCATTTATTTCTCTATTGCGATCTGGCGTCGCACCTTTGGAGATCTTCCCCTTGGGGAGTTATGCCTGTTGTGGAATCTGGGGCCCGTATGTGGGACTGGGCTAGTTTTCTTTGGAACCTTAGGACCAGAGGAGTGGATACAGATGGTTTATTCCTTTATGCTTCTATCGTGGTTGACACGATTTGGAGGGCTCGAAACGACAAGGTTCATAATAACAATATGGGTAGCTTGAAACATTATATTGACTCTATAAATTATTGTTACGCTGATTATGGATCCAGTTTGCTCAAGTCTCGACAGGTTGCTGATACTCTGGGTTGGTCCCCCCCGCCTGAGGATTGGGTCAAGATCAACTGCGATGTCAGAGTCGGGGTGGAATCCATGTGTGTGGTGGCAATTGCCAGAGATCATACGGAATCGATTTTGCGGGTGGCGACTAACAAGCTTCACTTCTCTGACTCTCTTATCGGGGAAGCGGCGGCTTGTATGTTAGCTTTGGAGACGGCGGCCACAATGCATCACCCTTTTGTTATGGTGGAGAGTGATTCTAAGATGGTGATCAAGAACCTAAAGGGTGTCGAATCCTTTTGGCAGCTTGAGAACTACGCAAGACAATGCAAACATCTCTCTACTTTTTTCACttgttgtaatttttcttatatttctagaaACTGTAATTTTGCGGCCCATAATGTGGCCAAGTGGGCGTTTGCCAACAATGTTTCTGGTATGGTAGAAGTCTCTACTATTCCGagtaatattttttgtaatgacCGTGAAGTCTGA
- the LOC115702464 gene encoding methyl jasmonate esterase 1, with the protein MKRKLVVLLSFLVIIFLVEAKIVKAETTKRSKHFVLVHGSCHGGWSWYKLVSLIKSSGHRVTALDLASSGVDPLRASEVGSMYDYLRPLMDFMEGVGGSSKRESIIMVGHSLGGLAISKAMEEFPLMIDVAIFVTALMPGPSLNVSTLYHQSLKSSDAQMDNHYTYDNGPNNPPTTFIFGKSFLASKVYQRSPYEDLELAIMLMRPLPLFSDEDMSKELTLSEDRYGSVDRVYIISEKDKVMNKDVEAWMLINNQPNHVITINGSDHMVMMSKPISLWNHLQNITNKYN; encoded by the exons ATGAAAAGAAAGCTTGTGGTGCTTCTCTCTTTTCTGGTCATTATTTTCTTGGTTGAAGCTAAGATTGTTAAAGCAGAGACTACGAAAAGAAGCAAACATTTCGTGCTAGTCCATGGGTCTTGCCATGGAGGTTGGTCATGGTACAAACTGGTGAGCCTTATCAAATCATCGGGCCACAGAGTGACGGCGCTGGACTTGGCCAGTTCGGGAGTGGATCCGTTGCGGGCAAGCGAGGTGGGATCCATGTATGACTACTTGAGGCCATTGATGGATTTCATGGAAGGTGTTGGTGGGAGTAGTAAAAGAGAGAGCATTATTATGGTGGGTCATAGCCTGGGAGGACTGGCCATCTCCAAAGCTATGGAGGAATTCCCGTTGATGATCGATGTGGCTATTTTTGTCACCGCCTTGATGCCTGGTCCCTCTCTCAATGTTTCCACTCTCTACCACCAG TCATTGAAAAGTTCAGATGCTCAAATGGACAATCACTACACATACGACAATGGGCCAAACAACCCTCCAACAACTTTCATTTTCGGGAAATCGTTTCTAGCATCAAAAGTATACCAAAGAAGCCCGTATGAG GATTTGGAACTTGCAATCATGTTAATGAGACCATTACCATTGTTTAGCGACGAGGACATGTCCAAAGAGTTAACCTTGAGCGAAGACAGATATGGGTCAGTTGATCGAGTCTATATCATATCAGAGAAAGATAAAGTGATGAATAAAGATGTGGAAGCATGGATGCTTATTAACAATCAACCTAACCATGTTATCACAATCAATGGCTCAGATCACATGGTCATGATGTCGAAGCCAATAAGTCTTTGGAATCACCTTCAAAACATTACAAACAAGTACAACTGA